A stretch of the Dioscorea cayenensis subsp. rotundata cultivar TDr96_F1 chromosome 4, TDr96_F1_v2_PseudoChromosome.rev07_lg8_w22 25.fasta, whole genome shotgun sequence genome encodes the following:
- the LOC120258280 gene encoding probable LRR receptor-like serine/threonine-protein kinase At1g07650 isoform X1 — MTKLIDLRISGNNFSGKIPDFISNLTKLEKLHMIGNSMEGPIPSGISALTMLIDLRITDLRGGKSGFPPLEKMDSLKIFRILRNCAIQGAIPAYIGLMKKLKHLDLSFNNLSGEIPASFVNFQKVDYIYLTANMLTGNIPQWILKRNKNVDISYNNFTYGESSPSHCLQGNINAAESYSSTVDDLNEISPCLLKNFPCRNQPSKYTLFINCGGKATNIRETRFEADSEERGASLMYLGENWAFSSTGNFMDNGVDGDNYIATNTSTLNMLDSELYTKARLSPLSLTYYGLCMLKGSYTVQLHFAEIVFTDDDTFSSLGKRLFNVLIQGEMVLENFDIAKAAGGTGTPIVKAFTAIVEDHTLKIKLYWAGKGTTGIPSRGTYGPLISAIAVLPNFHPEFPQEGKPVWRVKGMPVLLGVAALSLVLFMLTLGIGIWCVRKGREREALYTELRLDHLQAGPFTLKQIKIATNNFDPLNKIGEGGFGTVYKGTLSDGTIIAVKQLSSRSKQGNREFVNEIGLISTLQHPNLVRLYGCCTEGNQLLLIYEYMENNSLAHALFGYQPRTVLKLNWPTRQKIYLGIAKGLAYLHNASRLKIVHRDIKASNVLLDRDLNAKISDFGLAKLGEDGRSHISTRVAGTIGYMAPEYAMRGYLTDKADVYSFGVVGLEIVSGMSSTSYRPMENFGYLLDWAYDLQEKGTILALMDPNLEKEYPEEEAMLMINVALVCLNASPTLRPRMADVVSMLEGHKSVQPLLSTLRFSTIGTSSFGSGRNSWHYPAGALAINEMREFYSALDDDEVMEISSISG, encoded by the exons ATGACCAAATTGATTGATTT AAGGATATCTGGCAACAATTTCTCAGGAAAGATACCAGATTTCATTAGTAATTTGACCAAATTGGAGAAATT GCACATGATAGGCAATTCGATGGAGGGGCCGATTCCTTCTGGAATTTCAGCTTTGACAATGCTAATTGATCT GAGGATTACTGACTTGAGAGGAGGTAAATCGGGATTTCCGCCATTAGAGAAAATGGATTCATTGAAGATTTT TAGGATACTGAGGAATTGTGCTATTCAAGGAGCTATCCCTGCTTATATTGGTTTGATGAAGAAATTAAAGCATCT AGACCTCAGCTTTAATAACTTAAGTGGGGAAATACCTGCCTCTTTTGTGAATTTTCAGAAGGTGGATTACAT TTACCTGACTGCGAACATGCTTACTGGGAATATCCCTCAATGGATTTTGAAACGGAACAAGAATGT ggATATCTCTTACAACAATTTCACATATGGAGAATCAAGCCCTTCACATTGCCTTCAGGGTAACAT CAATGCCGCGGAAAGCTACTCCTCAACTGTAGATGACCT GAATGAAATCAGCCCTTGCTTATTGAAGAACTTTCCTTGTCGCAATCAACCTT CTAAATATACTTTGTTCATCAACTGCGGTGGTAAAGCTACAAACATTCGAGAAACAAGGTTTGAAGCAGATTCAGAAGAAAGAGGTGCTTCACTGATGTACTTAGGTGAAAATTGGGCATTTAGCAGCACTGGGAACTTTATGGACAACGGTGTTGATGGTGACAATTACATTGCTACAAATACATCTACACTCAACATGCTTGATTCAGAACTATATACAAAAGCCCGCCTTTCCCCTCTTTCTCTTACATACTATGGCCTTTGTATGTTAAAGGGCAGCTACACCGTACAACTCCACTTTGCAGAAATAGTTTTCACAGATGATGATACATTTTCCAGTCTGGGAAAGCGCCTGTTTAATGTACTAATTCAG GGAGAAATGGTGCTCGAAAATTTTGATATTGCCAAAGCAGCTGGTGGAACTGGAACGCCAATTGTGAAAGCCTTTACTGCAATTGTGGAAGACCATACCTTAAAGATCAAACTCTACTGGGCTGGAAAAGGCACAACAGGCATACCGAGTAGAGGAACATATGGTCCTCTCATCTCAGCTATTGCTGTGCTGCCTA ATTTTCATCCTGAGTTTCCTCAAGAAGGAAAACCGGTCTGGAGAGTCAAGGGGATGCCAGTCTTACTTGGTGTTGCAGCTTTGAGTTTGGTGTTATTCATGCTGACCTTGGGTATAGGTATTTGGTGCGTCAGAAAGGGCCGAGAAAGGGAAGCTTTGTACACAG AGCTAAGACTTGATCATCTGCAAGCTGGTCCCTTCACATTGAAACAAATTAAGATAGCGACAAATAACTTCGATCCACTGAACAAGATTGGGGAAGGTGGTTTTGGCACTGTTTACAAA gGTACTCTATCAGATGGAACAATAATTGCTGTGAAGCAGCTTTCTTCAAGGTCTAAGCAAGGGAACCGAGAATTTGTGAATGAAATAGGTTTAATTTCTACATTACAACATCCAAACCTTGTGAGGCTTTATGGATGTTGCACAGAAGGAAATCAGTTATTGCTGATTTATGAATATATGGAAAATAATAGCCTTGCACATGCTCTATTTG GTTACCAACCGCGAACAGTACTGAAGTTAAATTGGCCAACAAGGCAGAAGATTTACCTTGGAATAGCCAAAGGATTGGCATACCTCCATAATGCATCCAGGCTAAAGATTGTTCACAGAGATATTAAGGCTAGCAATGTGTTGCTTGACAGAGATCTTAATGCAAAAATATCTGATTTTGGTTTGGCTAAGCTTGGTGAAGATGGACGCAGCCATATCAGCACTAGAGTGGCTGGAAcaat AGGCTACATGGCTCCGGAATACGCAATGCGAGGCTATTTGACTGACAAAGCAGATGTTTACAGCTTTGGGGTAGTTGGTTTGGAGATTGTCAGTGGGATGAGCAGCACAAGTTACAGGcccatggaaaattttggttATTTGCTTGATTGG GCTTATGATCTTCAAGAGAAAGGGACTATTCTAGCGTTGATGGATCCTAACCTGGAAAAGGAGTATCCTGAGGAAGAGGCAATGCTGATGATAAATGTGGCTCTAGTGTGTCTCAATGCATCACCAACACTCAGGCCTAGAATGGCCGATGTAGTGAGTATGCTCGAAGGGCACAAGTCAGTTCAGCCTCTGCTTTCTACCCTGAGATTCTCAACCATTGGAACAAGTTcttttggaagtggaagaaatTCCTGGCACTATCCGGCCGGAGCTCTGGCAATTAATGAAATGAGAGAGTTTTATTCAGCCCTCGACGATGATGAGGTTATGGAAATCAGCAGTATATCAGGCTGA
- the LOC120258280 gene encoding probable LRR receptor-like serine/threonine-protein kinase At1g07650 isoform X2, with amino-acid sequence MTKLIDLRISGNNFSGKIPDFISNLTKLEKLHMIGNSMEGPIPSGISALTMLIDLRITDLRGGKSGFPPLEKMDSLKILILRNCAIQGAIPAYIGLMKKLKHLDLSFNNLSGEIPASFVNFQKVDYIYLTANMLTGNIPQWILKRNKNVDISYNNFTYGESSPSHCLQGNINAAESYSSTVDDLNEISPCLLKNFPCRNQPSKYTLFINCGGKATNIRETRFEADSEERGASLMYLGENWAFSSTGNFMDNGVDGDNYIATNTSTLNMLDSELYTKARLSPLSLTYYGLCMLKGSYTVQLHFAEIVFTDDDTFSSLGKRLFNVLIQGEMVLENFDIAKAAGGTGTPIVKAFTAIVEDHTLKIKLYWAGKGTTGIPSRGTYGPLISAIAVLPNFHPEFPQEGKPVWRVKGMPVLLGVAALSLVLFMLTLGIGIWCVRKGREREALYTELRLDHLQAGPFTLKQIKIATNNFDPLNKIGEGGFGTVYKGTLSDGTIIAVKQLSSRSKQGNREFVNEIGLISTLQHPNLVRLYGCCTEGNQLLLIYEYMENNSLAHALFGYQPRTVLKLNWPTRQKIYLGIAKGLAYLHNASRLKIVHRDIKASNVLLDRDLNAKISDFGLAKLGEDGRSHISTRVAGTIGYMAPEYAMRGYLTDKADVYSFGVVGLEIVSGMSSTSYRPMENFGYLLDWAYDLQEKGTILALMDPNLEKEYPEEEAMLMINVALVCLNASPTLRPRMADVVSMLEGHKSVQPLLSTLRFSTIGTSSFGSGRNSWHYPAGALAINEMREFYSALDDDEVMEISSISG; translated from the exons ATGACCAAATTGATTGATTT AAGGATATCTGGCAACAATTTCTCAGGAAAGATACCAGATTTCATTAGTAATTTGACCAAATTGGAGAAATT GCACATGATAGGCAATTCGATGGAGGGGCCGATTCCTTCTGGAATTTCAGCTTTGACAATGCTAATTGATCT GAGGATTACTGACTTGAGAGGAGGTAAATCGGGATTTCCGCCATTAGAGAAAATGGATTCATTGAAGATTTT GATACTGAGGAATTGTGCTATTCAAGGAGCTATCCCTGCTTATATTGGTTTGATGAAGAAATTAAAGCATCT AGACCTCAGCTTTAATAACTTAAGTGGGGAAATACCTGCCTCTTTTGTGAATTTTCAGAAGGTGGATTACAT TTACCTGACTGCGAACATGCTTACTGGGAATATCCCTCAATGGATTTTGAAACGGAACAAGAATGT ggATATCTCTTACAACAATTTCACATATGGAGAATCAAGCCCTTCACATTGCCTTCAGGGTAACAT CAATGCCGCGGAAAGCTACTCCTCAACTGTAGATGACCT GAATGAAATCAGCCCTTGCTTATTGAAGAACTTTCCTTGTCGCAATCAACCTT CTAAATATACTTTGTTCATCAACTGCGGTGGTAAAGCTACAAACATTCGAGAAACAAGGTTTGAAGCAGATTCAGAAGAAAGAGGTGCTTCACTGATGTACTTAGGTGAAAATTGGGCATTTAGCAGCACTGGGAACTTTATGGACAACGGTGTTGATGGTGACAATTACATTGCTACAAATACATCTACACTCAACATGCTTGATTCAGAACTATATACAAAAGCCCGCCTTTCCCCTCTTTCTCTTACATACTATGGCCTTTGTATGTTAAAGGGCAGCTACACCGTACAACTCCACTTTGCAGAAATAGTTTTCACAGATGATGATACATTTTCCAGTCTGGGAAAGCGCCTGTTTAATGTACTAATTCAG GGAGAAATGGTGCTCGAAAATTTTGATATTGCCAAAGCAGCTGGTGGAACTGGAACGCCAATTGTGAAAGCCTTTACTGCAATTGTGGAAGACCATACCTTAAAGATCAAACTCTACTGGGCTGGAAAAGGCACAACAGGCATACCGAGTAGAGGAACATATGGTCCTCTCATCTCAGCTATTGCTGTGCTGCCTA ATTTTCATCCTGAGTTTCCTCAAGAAGGAAAACCGGTCTGGAGAGTCAAGGGGATGCCAGTCTTACTTGGTGTTGCAGCTTTGAGTTTGGTGTTATTCATGCTGACCTTGGGTATAGGTATTTGGTGCGTCAGAAAGGGCCGAGAAAGGGAAGCTTTGTACACAG AGCTAAGACTTGATCATCTGCAAGCTGGTCCCTTCACATTGAAACAAATTAAGATAGCGACAAATAACTTCGATCCACTGAACAAGATTGGGGAAGGTGGTTTTGGCACTGTTTACAAA gGTACTCTATCAGATGGAACAATAATTGCTGTGAAGCAGCTTTCTTCAAGGTCTAAGCAAGGGAACCGAGAATTTGTGAATGAAATAGGTTTAATTTCTACATTACAACATCCAAACCTTGTGAGGCTTTATGGATGTTGCACAGAAGGAAATCAGTTATTGCTGATTTATGAATATATGGAAAATAATAGCCTTGCACATGCTCTATTTG GTTACCAACCGCGAACAGTACTGAAGTTAAATTGGCCAACAAGGCAGAAGATTTACCTTGGAATAGCCAAAGGATTGGCATACCTCCATAATGCATCCAGGCTAAAGATTGTTCACAGAGATATTAAGGCTAGCAATGTGTTGCTTGACAGAGATCTTAATGCAAAAATATCTGATTTTGGTTTGGCTAAGCTTGGTGAAGATGGACGCAGCCATATCAGCACTAGAGTGGCTGGAAcaat AGGCTACATGGCTCCGGAATACGCAATGCGAGGCTATTTGACTGACAAAGCAGATGTTTACAGCTTTGGGGTAGTTGGTTTGGAGATTGTCAGTGGGATGAGCAGCACAAGTTACAGGcccatggaaaattttggttATTTGCTTGATTGG GCTTATGATCTTCAAGAGAAAGGGACTATTCTAGCGTTGATGGATCCTAACCTGGAAAAGGAGTATCCTGAGGAAGAGGCAATGCTGATGATAAATGTGGCTCTAGTGTGTCTCAATGCATCACCAACACTCAGGCCTAGAATGGCCGATGTAGTGAGTATGCTCGAAGGGCACAAGTCAGTTCAGCCTCTGCTTTCTACCCTGAGATTCTCAACCATTGGAACAAGTTcttttggaagtggaagaaatTCCTGGCACTATCCGGCCGGAGCTCTGGCAATTAATGAAATGAGAGAGTTTTATTCAGCCCTCGACGATGATGAGGTTATGGAAATCAGCAGTATATCAGGCTGA
- the LOC120258280 gene encoding probable LRR receptor-like serine/threonine-protein kinase At1g07650 isoform X3, with translation MTKLIDLRISGNNFSGKIPDFISNLTKLEKLHMIGNSMEGPIPSGISALTMLIDLRITDLRGGKSGFPPLEKMDSLKIFRILRNCAIQGAIPAYIGLMKKLKHLDLSFNNLSGEIPASFVNFQKVDYIYLTANMLTGNIPQWILKRNKNVDISYNNFTYGESSPSHCLQGNINAAESYSSTVDDLNEISPCLLKNFPCRNQPSKYTLFINCGGKATNIRETRFEADSEERGASLMYLGENWAFSSTGNFMDNGVDGDNYIATNTSTLNMLDSELYTKARLSPLSLTYYGLCMLKGSYTVQLHFAEIVFTDDDTFSSLGKRLFNVLIQGEMVLENFDIAKAAGGTGTPIVKAFTAIVEDHTLKIKLYWAGKGTTGIPSRGTYGPLISAIAVLPNFHPEFPQEGKPVWRVKGMPVLLGVAALSLVLFMLTLGIGIWCVRKGREREALYTELRLDHLQAGPFTLKQIKIATNNFDPLNKIGEGGFGTVYKGTLSDGTIIAVKQLSSRSKQGNREFVNEIGLISTLQHPNLVRLYGCCTEGNQLLLIYEYMENNSLAHALFVLKLNWPTRQKIYLGIAKGLAYLHNASRLKIVHRDIKASNVLLDRDLNAKISDFGLAKLGEDGRSHISTRVAGTIGYMAPEYAMRGYLTDKADVYSFGVVGLEIVSGMSSTSYRPMENFGYLLDWAYDLQEKGTILALMDPNLEKEYPEEEAMLMINVALVCLNASPTLRPRMADVVSMLEGHKSVQPLLSTLRFSTIGTSSFGSGRNSWHYPAGALAINEMREFYSALDDDEVMEISSISG, from the exons ATGACCAAATTGATTGATTT AAGGATATCTGGCAACAATTTCTCAGGAAAGATACCAGATTTCATTAGTAATTTGACCAAATTGGAGAAATT GCACATGATAGGCAATTCGATGGAGGGGCCGATTCCTTCTGGAATTTCAGCTTTGACAATGCTAATTGATCT GAGGATTACTGACTTGAGAGGAGGTAAATCGGGATTTCCGCCATTAGAGAAAATGGATTCATTGAAGATTTT TAGGATACTGAGGAATTGTGCTATTCAAGGAGCTATCCCTGCTTATATTGGTTTGATGAAGAAATTAAAGCATCT AGACCTCAGCTTTAATAACTTAAGTGGGGAAATACCTGCCTCTTTTGTGAATTTTCAGAAGGTGGATTACAT TTACCTGACTGCGAACATGCTTACTGGGAATATCCCTCAATGGATTTTGAAACGGAACAAGAATGT ggATATCTCTTACAACAATTTCACATATGGAGAATCAAGCCCTTCACATTGCCTTCAGGGTAACAT CAATGCCGCGGAAAGCTACTCCTCAACTGTAGATGACCT GAATGAAATCAGCCCTTGCTTATTGAAGAACTTTCCTTGTCGCAATCAACCTT CTAAATATACTTTGTTCATCAACTGCGGTGGTAAAGCTACAAACATTCGAGAAACAAGGTTTGAAGCAGATTCAGAAGAAAGAGGTGCTTCACTGATGTACTTAGGTGAAAATTGGGCATTTAGCAGCACTGGGAACTTTATGGACAACGGTGTTGATGGTGACAATTACATTGCTACAAATACATCTACACTCAACATGCTTGATTCAGAACTATATACAAAAGCCCGCCTTTCCCCTCTTTCTCTTACATACTATGGCCTTTGTATGTTAAAGGGCAGCTACACCGTACAACTCCACTTTGCAGAAATAGTTTTCACAGATGATGATACATTTTCCAGTCTGGGAAAGCGCCTGTTTAATGTACTAATTCAG GGAGAAATGGTGCTCGAAAATTTTGATATTGCCAAAGCAGCTGGTGGAACTGGAACGCCAATTGTGAAAGCCTTTACTGCAATTGTGGAAGACCATACCTTAAAGATCAAACTCTACTGGGCTGGAAAAGGCACAACAGGCATACCGAGTAGAGGAACATATGGTCCTCTCATCTCAGCTATTGCTGTGCTGCCTA ATTTTCATCCTGAGTTTCCTCAAGAAGGAAAACCGGTCTGGAGAGTCAAGGGGATGCCAGTCTTACTTGGTGTTGCAGCTTTGAGTTTGGTGTTATTCATGCTGACCTTGGGTATAGGTATTTGGTGCGTCAGAAAGGGCCGAGAAAGGGAAGCTTTGTACACAG AGCTAAGACTTGATCATCTGCAAGCTGGTCCCTTCACATTGAAACAAATTAAGATAGCGACAAATAACTTCGATCCACTGAACAAGATTGGGGAAGGTGGTTTTGGCACTGTTTACAAA gGTACTCTATCAGATGGAACAATAATTGCTGTGAAGCAGCTTTCTTCAAGGTCTAAGCAAGGGAACCGAGAATTTGTGAATGAAATAGGTTTAATTTCTACATTACAACATCCAAACCTTGTGAGGCTTTATGGATGTTGCACAGAAGGAAATCAGTTATTGCTGATTTATGAATATATGGAAAATAATAGCCTTGCACATGCTCTATTTG TACTGAAGTTAAATTGGCCAACAAGGCAGAAGATTTACCTTGGAATAGCCAAAGGATTGGCATACCTCCATAATGCATCCAGGCTAAAGATTGTTCACAGAGATATTAAGGCTAGCAATGTGTTGCTTGACAGAGATCTTAATGCAAAAATATCTGATTTTGGTTTGGCTAAGCTTGGTGAAGATGGACGCAGCCATATCAGCACTAGAGTGGCTGGAAcaat AGGCTACATGGCTCCGGAATACGCAATGCGAGGCTATTTGACTGACAAAGCAGATGTTTACAGCTTTGGGGTAGTTGGTTTGGAGATTGTCAGTGGGATGAGCAGCACAAGTTACAGGcccatggaaaattttggttATTTGCTTGATTGG GCTTATGATCTTCAAGAGAAAGGGACTATTCTAGCGTTGATGGATCCTAACCTGGAAAAGGAGTATCCTGAGGAAGAGGCAATGCTGATGATAAATGTGGCTCTAGTGTGTCTCAATGCATCACCAACACTCAGGCCTAGAATGGCCGATGTAGTGAGTATGCTCGAAGGGCACAAGTCAGTTCAGCCTCTGCTTTCTACCCTGAGATTCTCAACCATTGGAACAAGTTcttttggaagtggaagaaatTCCTGGCACTATCCGGCCGGAGCTCTGGCAATTAATGAAATGAGAGAGTTTTATTCAGCCCTCGACGATGATGAGGTTATGGAAATCAGCAGTATATCAGGCTGA
- the LOC120258291 gene encoding 50S ribosomal protein L13, chloroplastic — protein MAATMPTSSAYLPSAHSSTVPRTPFLGATLAKSSFRPLPMPAKPNLRIRCQRVQVPRDQRFMFEESEINGPDIWNKTWYPKAADHITSEKTWYIVDATDKILGRLASTIAIHIRGKNLATYTPSVDMGAFVIVVNAEKVAVSGKKRTQKLYRRHSGRPGGMKIETFDQLQVRIPERIVEHAVRGMLPKGRLGRELFTHLKVYKGPEHPHEAQKPIPLPIRDKRIQAQK, from the exons ATGGCGGCCACCATGCCCACTTCCTCCGCCTACCTCCCCTCCGCCCACTCATCCACGGTCCCTCGTACTCCATTCCTCGGCGCCACCCTCGCCAAATCCTCTTTCCGACCTCTCCCCATGCCTGCAAAGCCCAATCTCCGAATCCGCTGTCAAAGAGTCCAGGTTCCCAGAGACCAGCGCTTCATGTTCGAGGAGTCCGAGATCAATGGCCCC GATATTTGGAACAAGACCTGGTATCCCAAGGCGGCAGATCATATAACGTCGGAGAAAACGTGGTATATAGTCGATGCTACGGATAAGATTCTTGGGAGATTAGCCTCCACCATTGCTATCCATATAAGGGGGAAGAACCTTGCGACTTATACTCCGAGTGTGGACATGGGTGCGTTTGTTATTGTG GTGAATGCTGAGAAGGTTGCGGTTTCGGGAAAGAAGAGGACTCAAAAGCTTTACAGGAGGCATTCTGGTAGGCCTGGTGGTATGAAGATCGAAACTTTTGATCAGCTTCAGGTGAGAATTCCAGAGAGAATCGTCGAGCATGCTGTTCGTGGTATGCTTCCTAAAGGAAGG ctcggaagagagttattcaCCCATCTCAAAGTATACAAAGGACCAGAACACCCACATGAAGCCCAAAAGCCAATCCCCTTACCAATAAGGGACAAGAGAATTCAAGCACAGAAGTAG
- the LOC120258284 gene encoding SEC12-like protein 2 has product MAKGRREIPPSCKTYGFPIYCAAWAPLPHLSPSPTEGEEEEGEETREQGEEPCLIAVLGGGGGEGHSGIPNVLLLSRFDVPALSLSDQPVSKIVTDDNVPYRMAVHPRGDGIICAFPKDCRWFVWNFPHKKVYKPALKSSEQKLTKLEGVGLQLALAFNAEGSILAAGGEDGHLRVFKWPSMEIILYETDVHATVKDLAFSFDAKFLVSLGNSGPCRVWDLTSSKIAASLSREDGEVFGFCKFSRHADNTQLLYITAMHGDYGKIIIWNTDSWKRISTKKIIRDAISAFNVSTDGKLLAIGTVEGDVLILNSSNMGVQMRVRKAHLGIVTAVVFSQDSRFLISASFDSTARVIPVESKTKKGLNVWLIIFVILVAMMAYYYINRKEVLKGWGI; this is encoded by the exons ATGGCAAAGGGAAGGCGAGAGATCCCTCCGAGCTGCAAGACCTATGGCTTCCCCATCTACTGCGCCGCCTGGGCTCCTCTCCCTCATCTCTCCCCCTCCCCCAcagaaggagaggaagaagaaggagaagaaacaCGAGAACAAGGAGAAGAACCCTGCCTGATTGCTGTCTTGGGCGGTGGCGGAGGGGAGGGACACAGTGGTATTCCCAATGTTCTCCTCCTCTCCCGATTTGATGTTCCCGCTTTATCTCTCTCTGATCAGCCG GTGTCCAAGATTGTTACTGATGATAACGTGCCTTATCGGATGGCCGTGCACCCCCGGGGCGATGGCATCATCTGCGCCTTCCCAAAGGATTGCAG GTggtttgtgtggaattttccacaTAAAAAAGTTTATAAACCGGCTCTGAAATCATCTGAGCAGAAGTTAACAAAGTTGGAAGGTGTGGGACTGCAGTTGGCATTAGCATTTAATGCAGAGGGTTCTATACTTGCAGCTGGTGGTGAG GATGGGCATTTGAGGGTTTTCAAGTGGCCAAGCATGGAAATAATTCTATATGAGACTGATGTTCATGCAACTGTTAAGGATTTGGCTTTCAG CTTTGATGCAAAATTTCTTGTATCTTTGGGGAATAGTGGTCCTTGCAGAGTATGGGATCTGACTTCTTCAAAAATTGCAGCCAGTCTTTCACGGGAAGAT GGCGAAGTCTTTGGCTTTTGTAAGTTCAGTCGACATGCTGACAATACTCAACTCTTATACATTACTGCTATGCATG GTGACtatggaaaaataataatttggaaCACTGACTCTTGGAAGAGAATTAGTACAAAAAAGATAATTCGTGATGCAATTTCGGCTTTCAATGTTTCAACTGATGGTAAACTCCTTGCAAT TGGAACAGTTGAAGGAGATGTTTTAATCCTCAACTCCTCTAATATGGGGGTGCAGATGAGGGTCAGGAAAGCACACCTTGGTATTGTTACTGCAGTAGTATTCTCCCAGGATTCAAG gtTTTTGATATCAGCATCATTTGATTCGACTGCACGTGTGATACCTGTTGAGAGCAAAACGAAAAAAG GCTTGAATGTTTGGCTgatcatttttgttattttggtgGCCATGATGGCCTATTATTATATAAACCGGAAGGAGGTTCTGAAAGGATGGGGTATTTGA